One genomic window of Deinococcus deserti VCD115 includes the following:
- the kynU gene encoding kynureninase produces the protein MTTPVLSAKPALSTLLDLDARDPLQHKKAQFVLPEGVIYLDGNSLGALPATVPARLERVIHQEWGDALIRSWTAHAQEGRDWMALPDRVAAKLAPLIGAEASEISVGDSTSVNLFKALTAALDVASPGRRVILTDADNFPTDLYVAQGLNGLLDGRYELRRVPAAELSAHLTTDVAAMMVTEVDYRTGERLDMASLTAQAHAQGIVTIWDLAHSAGAFEVDLTAARADFAVGCGYKYLNGGPGAPGYLFVASRHLQARVALSGWMGHADPFEMARDYTPAKDARRFIVGTPTVLSLSALDTALDVFADVDLKQLRAKSLALTDTFMALVAGDPDLTLVTPLDHARRGSQVSFRHPQAREAMRRLVERGVIGDFRTPDILRFGFTPLYVSYADVYRAAQAVLDVAGELRA, from the coding sequence ATGACCACTCCTGTCCTTTCCGCAAAGCCTGCCCTGAGTACCCTGCTTGACCTTGATGCCCGTGACCCGTTACAGCACAAAAAAGCCCAGTTCGTCTTGCCAGAGGGCGTGATTTACCTCGACGGCAATAGCCTGGGAGCCCTGCCTGCCACAGTCCCAGCCAGACTGGAGCGCGTGATTCACCAGGAATGGGGCGACGCTCTGATCCGCTCCTGGACCGCGCATGCGCAGGAGGGCCGTGACTGGATGGCACTGCCCGACCGGGTAGCCGCCAAGCTTGCTCCCCTTATTGGTGCGGAGGCGTCTGAAATTTCCGTAGGCGACAGCACCAGCGTCAACCTGTTCAAGGCCCTGACTGCCGCGCTCGACGTGGCGTCACCGGGGCGCCGCGTGATTCTGACGGACGCCGATAACTTTCCGACAGATCTGTATGTTGCCCAGGGTCTCAACGGCCTGCTTGACGGGCGTTATGAACTGCGCCGCGTTCCAGCGGCTGAGCTGAGCGCACACCTGACCACAGACGTCGCGGCCATGATGGTCACTGAAGTGGATTACCGCACCGGCGAGCGCCTTGATATGGCCAGCCTGACGGCCCAGGCGCACGCCCAGGGCATTGTGACCATCTGGGATCTCGCGCACTCGGCAGGGGCGTTCGAGGTGGATCTGACGGCGGCACGCGCAGATTTCGCGGTGGGCTGCGGGTACAAGTACCTCAATGGCGGCCCAGGTGCGCCCGGTTACCTGTTTGTCGCCAGTCGGCACCTGCAGGCCAGGGTCGCCCTGAGCGGCTGGATGGGTCACGCCGACCCCTTCGAAATGGCCCGCGATTACACTCCGGCCAAGGATGCCCGGCGCTTTATCGTGGGAACCCCAACGGTCCTGAGTCTCAGCGCCCTGGATACCGCCCTTGACGTTTTTGCGGATGTCGATCTCAAGCAGTTGCGTGCCAAGTCGCTGGCGCTGACCGATACGTTCATGGCCCTGGTCGCGGGCGACCCGGACCTGACGCTGGTGACGCCGCTGGATCACGCCCGGCGCGGCAGTCAGGTCAGCTTCCGCCACCCGCAGGCGCGGGAAGCCATGCGGCGGCTGGTCGAGCGCGGTGTGATCGGAGATTTCCGGACTCCCGACATCCTGCGCTTCGGGTTCACCCCACTGTATGTTTCGTACGCCGATGTCTACCGCGCTGCCCAGGCGGTTCTGGACGTTGCTGGCGAGCTGCGCGCATGA
- a CDS encoding histidine phosphatase family protein yields MPETALTLHLIRHAPTAPNAERRYPEAGEDACLTPEGRMLAAKLRLCPAVIYCSPSRRALETALLAGFDQPLVTPELAEANFGVMAGRTWAELEQAYGATPRYWIEAMTQPTTAFGPPGGDTGQSFHSRVQGWLNSLPPTGEVAAFSHAGVILAALRLTVGLTAAEIRPCGVVTLHASRGTWWLSRLSAPDLIEGG; encoded by the coding sequence ATGCCTGAGACTGCGCTGACCCTGCATCTGATTCGTCACGCGCCTACCGCGCCAAACGCCGAGCGCCGTTACCCTGAGGCAGGCGAAGACGCCTGCCTGACTCCGGAGGGCCGGATGCTGGCGGCAAAGCTGCGGCTCTGTCCCGCTGTGATCTATTGCTCTCCAAGCCGGCGCGCCCTGGAAACGGCGCTCCTGGCGGGGTTTGACCAACCGCTGGTGACCCCAGAACTGGCAGAGGCCAACTTCGGTGTGATGGCTGGGCGCACCTGGGCAGAGCTTGAACAAGCCTATGGAGCTACCCCCCGGTACTGGATCGAGGCGATGACCCAGCCCACCACAGCGTTCGGACCGCCCGGTGGAGACACGGGGCAGAGCTTTCACAGCCGTGTCCAGGGTTGGCTGAACTCCTTGCCACCTACCGGCGAGGTTGCTGCGTTCAGCCACGCCGGAGTGATCCTGGCTGCCCTACGGCTGACCGTCGGACTTACGGCGGCGGAAATCAGGCCCTGCGGCGTGGTCACACTACACGCGTCGCGTGGCACCTGGTGGCTCAGCCGCCTGAGCGCCCCGGATCTGATCGAAGGCGGCTGA
- the xth gene encoding exodeoxyribonuclease III — MKLATWNVNSLNVRLGQVMAWLEAQQPDVLALQETKLPDDRFPVAELEALGYRAVFSGQKSYNGVALLSRLPLEDVQIGIPGLDDEQRRVVAATVGGMRVVCLYVPNGQAVDSPKYTYKLEWLSAVRAWLQLELMAHPRLAVVGDFNVAPEDRDVHSPKRWAGQVLVSEPERQAFRALLDLGLHDAFRLHPQPERVFSWWNYGRLGFPRNWGLRIDHVLVSGILAAECQSCTVDLEPRRHERPSDHAPVVATFSTFTCRPENPAQVPQKP, encoded by the coding sequence ATGAAGCTGGCTACCTGGAACGTCAATTCACTGAACGTGCGGCTCGGGCAGGTGATGGCCTGGCTGGAGGCCCAGCAACCTGACGTGCTGGCGCTGCAGGAAACCAAGCTGCCGGATGACCGATTCCCCGTGGCTGAGCTGGAGGCGCTGGGATACCGGGCTGTCTTTTCAGGTCAGAAATCCTATAACGGCGTGGCGTTGCTGTCGCGTCTCCCGCTGGAAGACGTACAGATCGGCATTCCAGGGCTTGACGACGAGCAGCGCCGCGTCGTGGCCGCGACCGTTGGCGGAATGCGGGTGGTGTGCCTGTACGTTCCCAACGGGCAGGCGGTCGACTCACCGAAGTACACCTACAAGCTTGAATGGCTCTCGGCTGTGCGGGCATGGCTGCAACTGGAACTGATGGCCCATCCCCGGCTGGCCGTGGTTGGCGATTTCAATGTGGCTCCCGAAGACCGCGACGTCCACAGCCCGAAGCGCTGGGCCGGACAGGTCCTGGTCAGCGAGCCCGAACGACAGGCCTTCCGCGCCCTGCTGGACCTGGGACTGCACGACGCCTTCCGGCTGCATCCACAACCCGAGCGGGTTTTCAGCTGGTGGAATTACGGTCGGCTGGGCTTTCCCCGCAACTGGGGCCTGCGGATCGATCATGTTCTTGTCTCCGGTATCCTGGCCGCTGAGTGCCAGAGCTGTACCGTGGACCTTGAGCCACGCCGGCACGAGCGCCCGTCAGACCATGCGCCGGTGGTTGCCACTTTCTCCACGTTCACCTGCCGACCTGAAAACCCTGCACAGGTTCCTCAAAAGCCCTGA
- a CDS encoding adenosylcobinamide-GDP ribazoletransferase, with protein sequence MSFLLRFRQEAHAAHLALTFLTTLPLPHVREVRDGDFARASAYYPLAGYAVGGLLALLLWLPVPLPSGVQAGVAVAAWLTMTGMLHFDGLVDSADALFVMKSPARRLEILQDVHVGAFGLATGVVSLLILWSLLASPLPAYAALVAAVTARTLVLLPMNLYPAARHESLGARSRQGRWDVALVLALPVLLLPGAAVAGLAALVATLLAARFAASRLGGGLSGDVYGLIVVAAELVVLCAYAWGHHA encoded by the coding sequence ATGAGTTTTTTGCTTCGGTTCCGGCAGGAAGCGCACGCCGCGCACCTGGCACTGACCTTTCTGACCACGCTTCCCCTGCCCCATGTGCGTGAGGTCCGTGACGGGGATTTTGCGCGCGCCAGCGCCTATTACCCGCTGGCCGGTTACGCGGTGGGAGGGCTGCTTGCCCTTCTGCTGTGGCTGCCGGTTCCGCTGCCATCCGGCGTGCAGGCGGGAGTGGCGGTGGCTGCGTGGCTGACCATGACTGGGATGCTGCACTTCGATGGTCTGGTGGACAGCGCTGACGCCCTGTTCGTCATGAAAAGTCCCGCGCGCCGCCTGGAAATCCTGCAGGACGTGCATGTGGGGGCGTTCGGGCTGGCGACCGGGGTGGTGTCGCTGCTGATCCTGTGGAGCCTGCTGGCCTCTCCCCTGCCGGCCTACGCGGCTCTGGTGGCCGCGGTGACCGCGCGCACCCTGGTCCTGCTGCCCATGAACCTGTATCCGGCCGCGCGTCACGAGTCACTGGGGGCCCGCTCCCGTCAGGGCAGGTGGGACGTGGCACTGGTCCTGGCATTGCCGGTTCTGCTGCTGCCAGGCGCCGCTGTCGCCGGACTCGCGGCCCTGGTCGCGACCCTGCTGGCCGCACGGTTCGCCGCTTCCAGACTGGGTGGAGGGCTCAGCGGTGACGTGTATGGGCTCATTGTGGTTGCTGCAGAACTCGTGGTGCTGTGTGCCTATGCCTGGGGCCACCATGCCTGA